Proteins found in one Osmerus mordax isolate fOsmMor3 chromosome 20, fOsmMor3.pri, whole genome shotgun sequence genomic segment:
- the dmgdh gene encoding dimethylglycine dehydrogenase, mitochondrial: protein MSRIFYAIKTHLRRDLTACRGRARVHLRTICCSTRRRAEEGEGSTVLGKRWKDTADTVIIGGGCVGVSLAYHLAKGGMKDVVLLEKSDLTAGSTWHAAGLTTYYHPGINLKKVHYYSIKLYESLEAETGQAVGFHQPGSIRIASTPVRVDELRYQMSRAHWHPTPQSLIEPERIKELFPLLNMDKVIGGLYNPGDGHIDPYSLTMALAAGARMYGAQIYNPAPVSGLTPTSDGRWDVQTPHGTIRANRIVNATGFWAREVGQLIGFDHPTIPVHHQYVVTATVPEVKALKSELPVIRDLEGSYYLRQERDGLLFGPYEREEKMVLQDSWVTDGVPPGFGKELFESDLDRIMDHVEMAMEMVPVLKEADIINIVSGPITYTPDLLPMVGPHQGARNYWTAIGFGYGVIHAGGIGKFLSDWIRTGEPPYDLIECDPNRYGKWTTVPYMCDKARESYGFNNVVGYPKEERFAGRPTSRTSGVYELMKGKASMGFHAGWEQPHWFYKPGDDTGYKPSFRRTNWFCPVGRECKLVMEKVGVIDLTPFGKFIVKGKDSHKLLDRLFANTMPKVGLTNISHMLTPTGRVYAEVTITQLAPGEYFLITGSGSELHDLRWIEREAADGVYDVDISNVTEDMGVLGVAGPNSRKVLQKLTEEDLSDAGFKFLHCKPIQLAGVPLRAIRISYTGELGWELYIDQKNMAAVYEAIMAAGQEEGIDNFGTYAMSSLRLEKGFRGWGAEMNCDTNPLEAGLDYFIKLNKPADFIGKAALQEVKAKGLRRKLSYISMDTDDVDPEGNETIWLNGKVVGNTTSGAYSYTSQQSLAFAYLPVELCSVGQKVEVELMGRKYPAMVIQEPLVLTEPTRTRLLKKAKGRA from the exons ATGTCGAGAATATTTTACGCTATTAAAACTCACTTGCGGAGAGATTTGACAGCCTGTCGAGGAAGAGCGCGAGTGCATCTGAGGACCATATGCTGCTCTACACGGAGACGTGCAGAGGAAGG AGAGGGGAGCACAGTCCtggggaagagatggaaggacaCAGCCGACACAGTCATCATTGGCGGAGGCTGTGTGGGAGTCAGTTTGGCCTACCACCTGGCCAAAGGTGGCATGAAGGACGTGGTCCTTCTGGAGAAGTCTGACCTGACAGCAGGCTCCACCTGGCACGCC GCTGGATTGACCACATACTACCACCCTGGGATCAATCTGAAGAAGGTTCATTACTACAGCATCAAGCTGTATGAGAGCCTGGAGGCTGAGACTGGACAG GCTGTGGGTTTCCACCAGCCAGGGAGCATTCGGATCGCCTCCACCCCAGTCAGGGTGGACGAGCTGAGGTACCAGATGAGCCGAGCACACTGGCACCCGACGCCCCAGTCCCTCATCGAGCCCGAAAGGATCAAGGagctcttccctctgctcaacATGGACAAG GTGATAGGGGGTCTGTATAACCCGGGCGACGGCCACATCGACCCCTACTCCCTGACCATGGCGCTGGCCGCGGGGGCGCGGATGTACGGCGCCCAGATCTACAACCCGGCGCCGGTGTCCGGCCTCACGCCGACCTCCGACGGCAGGTGGGACGTCCAGACTCCTCACGGGACCATCCGCGCCAACCGCATCGTGAACGCCACAG GTTTCTGGGCCCGGGAGGTTGGCCAGCTGATTGGCTTCGACCACCCCACCATCCCCGTCCATCACCAGTACGTGGTGACGGCGACGGTGCCCGAGGTGAAGGCCCTGAAGTCAGAGCTTCCGGTGATCAGGGACCTGGAGGGCTCGTACTACCTGCGGCAGGAGAGGGACGGCCTGCTGTTTGGGCCGtacgagagggaggagaagatggtGCTGCAGGACTCCTGGGTCACGGACGGAGTTCCTCCAG gtttcGGCAAGGAGCTGTTTGAGTCGGATCTGGACAGAATCATGGACCACGTGGAGATGGCCATGGAGATGGTTCCTGTGCTGAAGGAAGCTGACATCATCAACATCGTGTCTGGGCCAATCACGTACACCCCTGATCTGCTGCCCATGGTGGGTCCACACCAGGGAGCACGTAACTACTGGACCGCCATCGGCTTCGG GTATGGAGTCATCCATGCTGGGGGCATTGGCAAGTTCCTGAGTGACTGGATCCGTACTGGAGAGCCGCCCTACGACCTCATCGAATGTGACCCCAACCGCTACGGGAAGTGGACCACTGTACCTTACATGTGTGACAAGGCCAGGGAGTCCTATGGCTTCAACAACGTAG TCGGCTATCCTAAGGAGGAGAGGTTTGCTGGGCGGCCCACCAGCAGGACCAGTGGGGTGTATGAGCTGATGAAGGGAAAGGCCTCCATGGGCTTCCACGCTGGCTGGGAGCAGCCTCACTGGTTTTACAAACCTGGAGATGACACCGGATACAA GCCCAGTTTTAGACGCACCAACTGGTTCTGCCCTGTGGGAAGGGAGTGTAAGCTGGTGATGGAGAAGGTGGGAGTCATCGACTTGACGCCGTTCGGCAAGTTCATTGTGAAGGGCAAGGACTCACACAAGCTCCTAGACCGCCTCTTTGCCAACACCATGCCCAAG gtgggCCTGACTAACATCAGTCACATGCTGACCCCCACGGGTAGGGTCTACGCTGAGGTCACCATCACCCAGCTGGCACCTGGGGAATACTTCCTCATCACTGGGTCAGGCTCGGAGCTGCACGACCtccg GTGGATAGAGCGAGAGGCAGCAGATGGCGTCTATGACGTGGACATTAGTAACGTGACCGAGGACATGGGGGTGCTGGGTGTCGCTGGGCCAAACTCCCGGAAGGTTCTACAGAAGCTCACGGAGGAGGACCTTAGTGACGCAGGATTCAAGTTCCTCCACTGCAAACCCATCCAGCTGGCTGGTGTTCCTCTACGAGCCATCAGGATCTCCTACACAG gggagctgggctgggagCTGTACATTGACCAGAAGAACATGGCAGCTGTGTACGAGGCCATCATGGCTGCCGGACAGGAGGAGGGCATCGATAACTTTGGCACCTACGCCATGTCCTCTCTCAGGCTGGAGAAGGGCTTCAGAGGCTGGGGagctgag ATGAACTGTGATACCAATCCGCTGGAGGCTGGCTTGGACTATTTCATCAAGTTGAACAAG CCTGCAGACTTCATAGGCAAGGCAGCCCTGCAGGAAGTCAAGGCCAAGGGCCTGAGGAGGAAGCTGTCATACATCTCCATGGATACGGATGATGTCGACCCCGAGGGCAACGAGACCATCTGGCTCAATGGAAAG gtggtGGGCAACACAACGTCCGGGGCCTACAGCTACACCTCCCAGCAGAGCCTGGCGTTCGCCTACCTGCCTGTGGAGCTGTGCTCCGTGGGTcagaaggtggaggtggagctgaTGGGGAGGAAGTACCCAGCCATGGTGATCCAGGAGCCCCTGGTCCTCACAGAACCCACCAGGACTCGTCTGCTGAAGAAGGCCAAGGGCAGGGCGTGA
- the bhmt gene encoding betaine--homocysteine S-methyltransferase 1: MAPVGAKKNILERLDEGEIVIGDGGFVFALEKRGYVKAGPWTPEAAAENPEAVRQLHREFLRAGSNVMQTFTFYASDDKLENRGNSPRFTGQQINEAACDLAREVANEGDAMVAGGVSQTPSYLSCKSETEVKAIFKKQIDVFIKKNVDFMVAEYFEHVEEAEWAIQVLKTSGKPVAASLCIGPDGDLNGVSPGDCAVRLVRAGAQIVGVNCHFDPMTCVKTVRMMKEGVERAGLKAHYMVQPLAYHTPDCNCQGFIDLPEFPFALEPRILTRWDMHMYAREAYNTGIRYIGGCCGFEPYHIRAVAEELAPERGYLPAASEKHGNWGAGLEMHTKPWVRARARRDYWEKLKPASGRPRCPSMATPDSWGVTKGHVDLMQQREATSQEQLKPLFDKAKASH, from the exons ATGGCACCAGTGGGAGCTAAGAAG AACATTCTGGAGCgtctggatgaaggagagattGTCATTGGAGATGGAGGCTTTGTCTTCGCTCTTGAGAAGAGGGGCTATGTCAAGGCTGGACCCTGGACTCCGGAGGCCGCCGCCGAGAACCCCGAGGCTG TGCGACAGCTGCACCGCGAATTCCTAAGGGCGGGTTCAAACGTCATGCAGACATTTACCTTCTATGCCAGCGATGATAAGCTCGAGAACAGGGGCAATTCTCCACgctttaca GGACAGCAGATCAACGAGGCCGCTTGTGACCTAGCCAGGGAAGTGGCTAATGAGGGCGATGCCATGGTTGCCGGGGGCGTTTCCCAGACGCCCTCATACCTCAGCTGTAAGAGTGAGACGGAGGTGAAGGCCATCTTCAAGAAGCAGATCGACGTGTTCATCAAGAAGAACGTCGACTTCATGGTCGCAGAG TACTTTGAGCACGTGGAGGAGGCAGAATGGGCCATCCAGGTTCTGAAGACATCTGGGAAGCCTGTGGCTGCCAGTCTGTGTATCGGACCTGACGGCGACCTTAATGGAGTCAGCCCTGGAGACTGTGCTGTTAGACTGGTCAGAGCAG GAGCACAGATTGTAGGAGTCAACTGCCACTTTGACCCCATGACCTGTGTGAAGACTgtgaggatgatgaaggaggGAGTGGAGCGGGCGGGGCTGAAGGCTCACTACATGGTGCAGCCTCTGGCCTACCACACCCCCGACTGCAACTGCCAGGGGTTCATCGATCTGCCTGAGTTCCCCTTTG CTCTGGAGCCCAGAATTCTGACCCGTTGGGACATGCATATGTACGCCAGAGAGGCCTACAACACTGGCATCCGTTACATTGGGGGCTGCTGCGGGTTCGAGCCCTACCACATCCGAGCCGTGGCTGAGGAGCTGGCGCCAGAGAGGGGTTACCTTCCAGCCGCCTCCGAGAAGCACGGCAACTGGGGCGCTGGCCTGGAGATGCACACCAAGCCCTGGGTCCGAGCTAG GGCCCGTCGTGACTACTGGGAGAAGCTGAAGCCGGCGTCCGGCCGCCCCAGGTGTCCCTCCATGGCTACTCCAGACAGCTGGGGGGTCACCAAGGGTCATGTTGACCTGATGCAGCAGAGGGAGGCGACCAGCCAGGAACAGCTGAAGCCCCTCTTCGACAAAGCTAAGGCCAGCCACTAA